One genomic region from Candidatus Caldarchaeum subterraneum encodes:
- a CDS encoding ABC transporter ATP-binding protein, translated as MRRGVEGMVDEAVAAEGLVKKYGDVTAVDDVSFKVYVGEVFSLLGPNGAGKTTTVEILECLRTPTSGDAYIKGLSVKNLGDIKKIKQIIGVLPQEFNAVDNLTVLENVQLAAVAKQANNVRDVLEQLGLWQIRNKLFSKLSGGQKRRVGIAMALVGNPEIVFLDEPTTGLDPEARRETWLYIKNLRKSGATVILTTHYMEEAERLSDRVAVMVKGKIAVEGRVRELVASHGGKTRLVFDFLDEDAVEILRGKGYAVEYVQDGRVVVKVDKESDVFDVVALLRNSGFEAYPEVRQPGLEDVFLSVIGSRLSETGELV; from the coding sequence GTGCGTCGTGGTGTGGAGGGTATGGTTGACGAGGCTGTTGCAGCCGAGGGGCTTGTGAAGAAATATGGCGATGTAACCGCTGTTGACGATGTTTCTTTCAAGGTTTACGTGGGTGAGGTGTTTTCTCTGCTGGGGCCCAACGGCGCGGGAAAAACCACGACGGTCGAGATTCTCGAGTGTCTGAGAACACCGACCTCGGGAGACGCCTATATCAAAGGCCTCAGCGTAAAAAACCTCGGCGACATCAAGAAAATCAAGCAGATAATCGGTGTCCTGCCCCAGGAGTTCAACGCCGTCGACAACTTAACCGTGTTGGAAAATGTTCAACTCGCAGCCGTGGCGAAGCAGGCCAACAACGTAAGGGACGTGCTTGAGCAGCTGGGCCTCTGGCAGATCAGAAACAAACTCTTCTCAAAACTCTCGGGTGGACAGAAGAGACGCGTCGGCATAGCCATGGCCCTCGTCGGAAACCCTGAGATAGTATTCCTCGACGAACCCACCACAGGCCTCGACCCCGAAGCAAGACGTGAAACATGGCTATACATCAAGAATCTCAGAAAATCTGGCGCCACCGTGATTCTTACGACGCATTATATGGAGGAGGCGGAGAGGCTTAGCGACCGTGTGGCTGTGATGGTTAAGGGAAAAATAGCTGTCGAGGGCCGTGTGCGGGAGCTGGTGGCTTCTCATGGTGGAAAGACACGTCTCGTCTTTGATTTTCTCGACGAGGACGCTGTTGAGATTCTGCGTGGAAAGGGTTACGCGGTGGAGTATGTGCAGGATGGACGAGTTGTGGTGAAGGTTGATAAAGAGTCGGATGTTTTCGATGTCGTGGCCTTGTTGAGAAACAGTGGGTTCGAGGCCTATCCCGAGGTTAGGCAGCCGGGGCTCGAGGACGTGTTTCTCTCGGTCATCGGCTCGAGGCTTTCTGAAACAGGTGAGCTTGTTTGA
- a CDS encoding conserved hypothetical protein (HEPN domain) produces the protein MIGLLDEDEFSRWLMMARRTLDSARGDLERGDYSWACFKSHQAAEYAVKALLRGVGETAHGHSISNLVKRLSTVDFSEILEQAKALDKFYVPTRYPDAWPEGIPVDYYTEKDAIEALRSAEKILDWVVRVWKSLGGGESSGRR, from the coding sequence TTGATTGGTTTGCTTGATGAAGATGAATTCAGCCGATGGCTCATGATGGCCCGCCGAACCTTGGATTCTGCTAGAGGTGACCTTGAGAGGGGTGATTATAGCTGGGCTTGCTTCAAAAGCCATCAAGCGGCGGAATATGCAGTCAAAGCTCTTCTTCGTGGTGTTGGTGAGACTGCACATGGTCACAGCATCTCTAACTTGGTCAAGAGGTTGTCCACGGTCGATTTCTCGGAAATATTGGAGCAAGCGAAGGCTCTGGATAAATTCTATGTTCCCACACGTTATCCGGATGCATGGCCTGAGGGAATCCCTGTTGACTATTATACGGAGAAAGATGCTATTGAGGCTTTGAGGTCGGCGGAGAAGATTTTGGACTGGGTGGTGAGGGTTTGGAAATCGTTAGGCGGCGGAGAGAGCAGCGGGAGGCGGTGA
- a CDS encoding DNA polymerase beta subunit produces the protein MIELARSWVSSLGFEVSAFLVGSYARGDFNLWSDVDIVLVSDVFSGNPLKRLENLDPPPGFQVIPLTVSEFRRLVEKRNPLAMEALEHGVVLRDDLRIRGGV, from the coding sequence GTGATTGAGCTGGCGAGAAGCTGGGTTTCGTCGCTCGGCTTCGAGGTTTCGGCGTTTCTCGTAGGCTCCTACGCCCGGGGTGATTTCAACCTGTGGAGCGATGTCGACATAGTCCTTGTATCCGATGTCTTCAGCGGCAACCCGCTAAAGAGGCTAGAAAACCTCGACCCGCCGCCCGGGTTCCAAGTCATTCCACTGACGGTTTCGGAGTTTAGGCGGCTTGTGGAGAAGCGGAACCCGTTGGCGATGGAGGCTCTTGAACATGGTGTCGTGCTGAGGGATGACTTGAGGATTAGGGGTGGTGTTTAG
- a CDS encoding 3-isopropylmalate/(R)-2-methylmalate dehydratase small subunit — MCVELVMPEPVVRVVGKAAPLEADDVDTDQIIPAEFLKVIERRGLGKYLFYRWRYDEQGRLKGDFVLDRPEYRDAKILVAGRNFGIGSSRENAVWALTDFGIRCVIASSFGDIFYTNASKNGLVCIKLPDETVTRLRNKAKTTALNLAVDLSTQTIQAEGETIPFNIEPHIRERLVKGLDDIQITLEKYIDKIAEYEARMPEFLKPKPRGIIVE; from the coding sequence TTGTGTGTTGAATTGGTTATGCCTGAGCCTGTTGTCCGTGTGGTTGGTAAAGCCGCTCCGCTTGAGGCTGATGACGTGGACACCGACCAGATTATCCCCGCCGAGTTTCTGAAGGTTATCGAGAGACGGGGCCTCGGCAAATACCTGTTCTACAGGTGGCGCTACGATGAACAGGGTCGTCTAAAGGGAGACTTTGTCCTCGACAGGCCTGAGTACAGGGATGCGAAGATACTTGTCGCGGGGAGGAACTTCGGCATAGGCTCCTCACGTGAAAACGCTGTCTGGGCCTTGACGGATTTTGGGATAAGATGCGTCATCGCCTCAAGCTTCGGCGACATCTTCTACACCAACGCCAGCAAAAACGGCCTCGTCTGCATCAAGCTACCCGACGAAACCGTGACAAGGCTGCGCAACAAAGCCAAAACCACCGCCCTCAACCTCGCCGTCGACCTCAGCACCCAAACCATACAAGCCGAAGGCGAAACCATCCCCTTCAACATCGAGCCACACATCAGAGAAAGACTGGTCAAAGGACTCGACGACATCCAAATCACCCTCGAAAAATACATCGACAAAATAGCCGAATACGAGGCCCGCATGCCCGAGTTCCTCAAACCAAAACCACGTGGAATAATAGTGGAATAG
- a CDS encoding conserved hypothetical protein (ribosomal protein L11 methyltransferase, putative) yields the protein MRKPVPFVPTPYPIVRRMLDLAGVDEGETVLDLGCGDGRILFTAAEEYGAKAIGYELRPSLVNFIREKAKLMRLDEMVHVIKQDFTASPLPDADVITLYLTRDVLSLIKPRLEAALSRGARIVSHGFSIPGLMPAEVEKREGKVVYLYRGLKRV from the coding sequence TTGAGGAAGCCCGTCCCCTTCGTCCCAACACCTTACCCAATCGTTAGGAGAATGCTTGACCTTGCCGGTGTCGACGAGGGCGAGACGGTGCTTGACCTCGGATGCGGCGACGGCCGGATACTTTTCACCGCCGCCGAAGAATATGGCGCAAAGGCCATAGGCTACGAGCTGCGGCCCAGCCTCGTCAACTTTATCAGAGAAAAAGCCAAGCTGATGCGGCTCGATGAAATGGTGCATGTCATCAAACAGGATTTCACAGCTTCTCCGCTCCCGGACGCGGATGTGATAACCCTCTATCTCACGAGAGATGTGCTCAGTCTCATAAAACCCCGTCTCGAAGCAGCTCTCAGCAGAGGAGCGCGGATAGTTTCCCACGGATTCAGCATACCGGGGCTGATGCCTGCGGAGGTTGAAAAAAGAGAGGGAAAAGTGGTCTATCTTTACAGGGGTCTTAAACGCGTTTAG